A DNA window from Methanocella sp. contains the following coding sequences:
- a CDS encoding M48 family metalloprotease — MAFDWGMALRKAVVYGSLFILFIIAIGLLDWMGVDPAFIALLSGGFLFIQYFFSDKLVLWSTGARIVDENEAPRLHRIVENLAAEMGIPKPRVAIVQNEMPNAFATGRNKSHAVVAVTTGILNRLSEKEMESVLAHELTHIKNRDMFVVTFASFVVSVVSYVIYFVFSMLFSRNDNNYGSSMLGWIISSIFSNTIGLIIVNTVSRYREYGADRGSALTTKNPDALISALRKISGGEYRREDAMGLESARALCISPTTSAVMELFSTHPPIEKRIAELEKIKAELYGY, encoded by the coding sequence ATGGCATTTGATTGGGGTATGGCCCTTCGTAAGGCCGTCGTATACGGCTCTCTGTTCATACTCTTCATTATCGCGATCGGCTTATTAGACTGGATGGGGGTCGACCCGGCCTTTATCGCGTTATTATCGGGCGGATTCCTGTTCATACAATATTTCTTTTCGGATAAGCTGGTGCTCTGGTCGACGGGCGCCCGTATCGTCGATGAGAACGAGGCCCCCAGGCTTCACCGTATAGTCGAGAACCTGGCCGCCGAGATGGGCATTCCCAAGCCGAGGGTCGCCATCGTCCAGAACGAAATGCCTAACGCCTTCGCCACGGGGCGCAACAAGAGCCACGCCGTTGTGGCCGTTACGACCGGCATCCTCAACCGCCTTAGCGAGAAGGAGATGGAGAGCGTCCTGGCTCACGAGCTCACCCATATCAAGAACAGGGACATGTTCGTCGTCACCTTCGCCAGCTTCGTCGTGTCGGTGGTGAGCTATGTAATATACTTCGTCTTTTCGATGCTTTTCTCCAGAAATGATAATAACTATGGCTCTAGCATGCTAGGGTGGATAATCTCGAGCATCTTCTCGAATACTATCGGCCTGATCATTGTCAACACCGTCTCCAGATACAGGGAGTACGGCGCAGACCGGGGCTCCGCGCTGACAACGAAGAATCCTGACGCTCTCATTAGCGCCTTACGGAAGATCTCGGGCGGCGAATACCGCAGGGAGGACGCCATGGGCCTGGAGTCCGCGAGGGCGCTGTGCATATCTCCGACCACCAGTGCCGTGATGGAGCTGTTCTCCACTCACCCGCCCATCGAGAAGCGTATCGCCGAGCTTGAAAAGATCAAGGCCGAGCTGTACGGCTATTAA
- a CDS encoding DNA polymerase subunit beta, with translation MMVRLRDFVETKEHWIFSVVDYYCGGGARCLLRYVPGPDGERVRDGIRYKKMGFDEAYAFIRENRPEYIDGVMVVPFGDVMKHYQPHDGLVRILDTDRRAKKMVEALKGVEFESMGITGSKLVGLGAETSDVDFVVYGTEWYKARDALQRATAARKIDAIDEAGWEKIYKKRKPELSFEEFYLHERRKGNRCLLDGALTDLLFVRSWDQIGPRVPIGHSLGIKTITARVTDAEFAFDSPAIYQVKHPEIKAVLSFTHTYAGQALAGETIEACGRMEEYPDGRVLVIGTSREPKGEWIKSLTLLEKAEKNKNAGLKRP, from the coding sequence ATGATGGTAAGGTTGAGGGATTTTGTCGAGACGAAGGAGCACTGGATCTTCTCCGTGGTAGATTATTATTGCGGGGGTGGCGCCCGCTGCCTGTTGCGCTACGTTCCCGGCCCGGACGGAGAGCGCGTCCGTGATGGGATCCGCTATAAAAAAATGGGCTTCGACGAGGCCTACGCGTTCATCAGGGAGAACCGGCCCGAATACATCGACGGCGTCATGGTCGTGCCCTTCGGCGACGTCATGAAGCATTACCAGCCCCATGACGGCCTCGTCCGAATTCTCGACACGGACCGCAGGGCGAAAAAGATGGTCGAAGCATTAAAGGGAGTGGAGTTCGAGTCGATGGGAATCACGGGCTCGAAGCTCGTCGGCCTTGGGGCCGAGACGTCGGACGTCGACTTTGTCGTTTATGGTACAGAATGGTATAAGGCCCGGGACGCCCTTCAGCGGGCCACTGCCGCGCGAAAGATCGACGCGATAGACGAGGCGGGCTGGGAAAAGATATACAAGAAGAGGAAGCCCGAGCTTAGCTTCGAGGAGTTCTATTTACACGAGCGGCGAAAAGGCAATCGCTGCCTTCTGGACGGCGCCCTGACGGACCTGCTGTTCGTCCGGTCCTGGGACCAGATTGGGCCGCGGGTGCCCATCGGGCATAGCCTGGGGATAAAAACAATTACGGCCAGAGTTACCGATGCTGAGTTCGCCTTCGACAGCCCGGCCATCTATCAGGTTAAGCACCCGGAAATCAAGGCAGTTTTATCGTTTACGCATACCTATGCCGGGCAGGCGCTGGCCGGAGAGACCATCGAGGCCTGCGGGCGGATGGAGGAGTACCCGGACGGCAGGGTGCTTGTCATCGGCACGTCGAGAGAGCCGAAGGGCGAGTGGATCAAGTCTTTGACTCTACTAGAAAAAGCCGAAAAAAATAAGAATGCGGGCCTTAAGCGGCCTTAA